One stretch of Thermoplasmata archaeon DNA includes these proteins:
- a CDS encoding glycosyltransferase family 4 protein, translating into MPVRIALASPYFHPHIGGVESHVRSLAARLLKRGHEVCVFTSMHESLPAEELVDGIPVRRVRMRALLFQTPMTPALVPELLKERWDIIHSHSPPPLTSYYAAKASKRSRIPLILTYHCDPELPSPLGRLVSSVYQRTLLRYTLKRAARILVYTESYAATSVAIWKYPTVCIPTGLEVEAFGPHVDGSWVRRKHGAEGKRVILFVGRMMEHKGIPTLLEALPLLPPDTLVLLVGPGEPPAAWRARAERLGVGKRVFFAGRVADSELPAYYAACDVLVLPSVSRLEAFGLVLVEAMASGRPVVASDLPGVREVFTPGETGFLFEPFNSRDLAEKLGRILSDDELRRRMGERARELARERYSWDVIGEKIERVYREVLDAHRA; encoded by the coding sequence GTGCCCGTGAGAATCGCCCTCGCCTCCCCCTATTTCCACCCGCACATCGGAGGAGTCGAGTCGCACGTCCGCTCGCTCGCCGCCCGGCTCTTGAAGAGGGGGCACGAGGTCTGTGTTTTCACATCGATGCACGAGAGCCTCCCTGCCGAGGAACTGGTGGACGGAATTCCGGTGCGCAGGGTCCGTATGAGGGCCCTCCTGTTCCAGACGCCGATGACGCCGGCGCTCGTACCCGAGCTTCTCAAGGAGCGATGGGACATCATCCATTCCCACTCCCCGCCTCCCCTCACATCATACTACGCCGCAAAGGCCTCAAAGAGGTCGAGAATTCCTCTAATCCTGACCTATCACTGCGACCCTGAGCTCCCGAGCCCCCTTGGCCGGCTGGTGAGCTCCGTCTACCAGAGAACACTTCTCAGATACACCCTGAAAAGGGCAGCGCGCATTCTCGTCTACACCGAGTCCTACGCCGCCACATCCGTGGCCATCTGGAAATACCCGACCGTCTGCATCCCCACGGGACTGGAGGTCGAGGCCTTCGGACCTCATGTCGATGGCTCTTGGGTCAGGAGAAAGCACGGAGCGGAGGGGAAGAGGGTGATTCTTTTCGTGGGCAGGATGATGGAGCACAAGGGAATTCCGACGCTGCTCGAGGCCCTCCCCCTCCTCCCACCCGACACGCTCGTCCTGCTCGTCGGCCCGGGGGAGCCCCCTGCGGCCTGGCGAGCGCGGGCGGAGCGGCTGGGTGTCGGGAAAAGAGTCTTTTTCGCGGGCAGAGTCGCGGACTCGGAGCTGCCCGCTTACTACGCCGCCTGCGATGTTCTTGTCCTTCCGTCGGTGTCCCGTCTGGAGGCCTTCGGTCTCGTTCTGGTCGAGGCGATGGCGAGCGGGAGGCCGGTTGTCGCCTCCGACCTCCCGGGCGTCAGGGAGGTCTTCACGCCCGGGGAGACTGGCTTCCTCTTCGAGCCATTCAACTCGCGAGACCTGGCCGAGAAGCTGGGGAGAATTCTCAGCGACGATGAGCTCCGAAGGAGGATGGGCGAGCGGGCGCGGGAGCTGGCGAGGGAGCGCTACAGCTGGGACGTCATCGGAGAGAAAATCGAGAGGGTCTACAGGGAGGTACTCGACGCCCATAGGGCGTGA
- a CDS encoding sugar phosphate nucleotidyltransferase, whose product MKALVLAAGEGTRMRPLTARTPKPLLLTAGKPFLEHTLGALREAGVEEVYILVGFREDRIRERFGDGTHLGLRISYLEQKERLGTAHAVGVAKSIFDEDFLCVNGDIVVSPETLRELLALHRTRRANLMTLVEVESPEEYGVVTMDEDGAVRAIEEKPERPKGRLVNAGIYLFTPDIFGAIARTPPSPRGEYEITDTLRALSAEGKVFGLVSRAPWVDVGRPWDLLTANELLMKGLRGEVLGVVEPGTTLRGEVSVGEGTVIRSGSYIEGPVAIGKGCDIGPNCFIRPSTTIGDGCRIGAGVEVKNSIIMSRTHIPHLSYVGDSVIGESCNLGAGTIIANLRLDEKKIRSSVRGERVDTGRRKLGVIMGDGVKTGVNCTIDAGTVIGEGCYIGPGARVRGFIEPSSWIL is encoded by the coding sequence ATGAAGGCCCTCGTGCTCGCCGCCGGTGAGGGCACCCGGATGAGGCCCCTGACGGCCCGCACCCCCAAGCCCCTCCTGCTGACCGCAGGCAAGCCCTTCCTCGAGCACACGCTCGGGGCCCTCAGGGAGGCGGGAGTCGAGGAGGTGTACATTCTCGTCGGCTTCAGGGAGGATAGAATTCGCGAGCGCTTCGGCGACGGAACCCACCTCGGCCTCAGGATATCCTACCTCGAGCAGAAGGAGAGGCTCGGGACCGCCCATGCCGTCGGGGTCGCGAAGTCGATATTCGATGAGGATTTCCTCTGCGTAAACGGGGACATCGTCGTCTCACCGGAGACCCTGAGGGAGCTGCTGGCGCTCCACAGAACCCGCCGCGCAAATCTGATGACGCTGGTCGAAGTGGAGAGCCCCGAGGAGTACGGCGTGGTGACGATGGACGAGGACGGCGCTGTCAGGGCGATAGAGGAGAAGCCCGAGAGGCCGAAGGGACGGCTCGTGAACGCGGGAATCTACCTCTTCACACCAGATATATTCGGCGCAATAGCCCGAACCCCACCCTCGCCCCGCGGTGAGTACGAAATAACGGACACCCTGCGCGCCCTCTCCGCTGAGGGAAAGGTTTTCGGGCTCGTCTCCCGCGCCCCATGGGTTGACGTCGGGAGGCCCTGGGACCTTCTCACGGCGAACGAGCTCCTGATGAAGGGCCTCAGGGGAGAGGTTCTGGGCGTGGTCGAGCCCGGGACCACCCTCAGGGGGGAGGTGAGCGTGGGGGAGGGCACGGTGATAAGAAGCGGCTCCTACATTGAGGGGCCCGTCGCAATAGGTAAAGGGTGCGACATCGGCCCCAACTGCTTCATCAGGCCGAGCACGACCATAGGCGACGGGTGCAGGATAGGTGCCGGTGTGGAGGTGAAGAACAGTATCATCATGAGCCGCACCCACATCCCCCACCTGAGCTACGTCGGGGACAGCGTTATAGGGGAGTCCTGCAACCTCGGCGCTGGGACGATAATCGCCAACCTCAGGCTCGACGAGAAGAAAATCAGGTCCTCCGTAAGAGGCGAGCGTGTGGACACCGGGCGGAGGAAGCTCGGAGTGATAATGGGCGATGGTGTAAAGACCGGGGTCAACTGCACGATTGATGCGGGAACTGTCATCGGTGAAGGTTGTTATATCGGTCCCGGGGCGAGGGTGCGCGGCTTCATCGAGCCCTCGTCCTGGATTCTGTGA
- a CDS encoding heavy metal translocating P-type ATPase → MSAVGGAEGEGGRPAPTGRAVVKIGGMTCAACARAVEGALKRIEGVKGVDISLAAEKAVVIHEGPAPDPSVLKSAVERAGYRYLGLEGEESERLEREERERGLRDRALRASAGLAIGLPLMCLSLIPHSFWHDRGIGMDTLSYFMLAVSLPVFVYTSGPIFSGAWRSLRNLSLGMDVMYGMGIGVAYVASVLGTFELVLSRDFMFYDSALLLAGFLMTGRYLEARAKGRTSEAIKGLLGLQPRSALVFVEGMELEKRIEDVTVGETVLVKPGGRIPVDGVVVGGESFVDESMLTGEPMPVHKSPGSRVVGGTLNRNGVLRVRAERVGRDTVLAQIIRTVEEAQLSRPEIQKLADTAVAWFIPVLLVVALSVFAIWYFFVGETLLFSLGTLIAVLVIACPCALGLATPTAVTVGVGRGAELGILIRSGGALEASGRLTAVAFDKTGTLTKGRPEVTEVVPVEEGGEDGVLRLAASVERSSQHPLAGAIVRRAEERGMQLDEVEGFDTHGGMGVSGRVLVRERTEALRAGPGSLSEGSGIGAGESPGRGGGTGSAAAAEAASRGGEGMCGEEEGERGSARIRGVGSGAEGELSGLEYVEVLVGNRALMEERGVALPGELERRVEGLEAEGKTVVLVAAGGRAVGAIAIADALKGSSARAVDELRAMGLEVILITGDNFRTAEAVGGALGIKSVRAGVLPRDKALEVAKLQEAGERVAFVGDGINDAPALARADVGIAIGSGTDVAIESAQIVLVRDDPMDAVAAIRLSRKVMSRIKQNIFWAFAYNASLIPLAAGALYPSLGVTLPPGLAGLAMALSSVTVVGLSLTLRRYDPLGGRELSPSSSGPPASPL, encoded by the coding sequence ATGTCCGCTGTCGGGGGAGCCGAGGGGGAGGGCGGGCGCCCGGCGCCCACGGGCAGGGCCGTCGTTAAAATCGGCGGGATGACGTGCGCCGCCTGCGCTCGCGCGGTGGAAGGAGCCCTGAAGAGGATAGAGGGCGTGAAGGGAGTCGATATCAGCCTGGCCGCCGAGAAGGCCGTCGTCATCCATGAAGGCCCCGCCCCGGATCCGTCTGTCCTGAAGTCCGCCGTCGAGAGGGCGGGCTACAGGTATCTGGGCCTGGAGGGCGAGGAGAGCGAGAGGCTCGAGAGAGAGGAGAGGGAGAGGGGGCTGAGGGACAGGGCCCTGAGGGCCAGCGCGGGCCTCGCCATTGGCCTTCCCCTGATGTGCCTCTCCCTCATCCCCCACTCTTTCTGGCACGACAGAGGTATCGGGATGGACACACTCTCCTATTTCATGCTCGCCGTTTCCCTTCCGGTTTTCGTCTACACGAGCGGGCCGATTTTTTCGGGTGCGTGGAGGTCTCTGAGGAACCTGAGCCTCGGCATGGACGTCATGTATGGAATGGGCATCGGGGTGGCCTATGTCGCGAGTGTTCTGGGCACCTTCGAGCTCGTTCTGAGCCGCGACTTCATGTTCTACGACAGCGCCCTTCTCCTCGCGGGCTTCCTGATGACGGGCCGGTACCTCGAGGCGAGAGCGAAGGGCCGGACATCGGAGGCGATAAAGGGACTCCTAGGGCTCCAGCCGAGGAGCGCCCTCGTCTTTGTGGAAGGGATGGAGCTGGAGAAGAGAATCGAGGACGTGACGGTGGGCGAAACCGTCCTTGTTAAACCGGGCGGGAGAATTCCCGTCGACGGAGTGGTGGTAGGTGGCGAGAGCTTCGTGGACGAGTCGATGCTCACCGGAGAGCCGATGCCCGTGCACAAAAGCCCAGGCTCGAGAGTCGTGGGCGGGACCCTCAACAGGAACGGCGTGCTGAGGGTGCGGGCCGAGAGGGTGGGGAGGGACACTGTCCTCGCGCAAATCATAAGGACGGTCGAGGAGGCCCAGCTGTCCAGGCCGGAGATTCAGAAGCTCGCGGACACGGCGGTGGCCTGGTTCATACCCGTCCTTCTCGTAGTTGCGCTCTCGGTTTTCGCCATCTGGTATTTTTTCGTCGGAGAGACTCTGCTCTTCTCCCTAGGCACCCTGATCGCGGTCCTTGTCATTGCCTGCCCCTGCGCCCTCGGCCTAGCGACCCCGACCGCGGTGACCGTCGGCGTCGGCAGGGGCGCGGAGCTCGGGATACTCATACGCAGCGGCGGGGCGCTCGAGGCCTCCGGAAGGCTGACCGCGGTCGCCTTCGACAAGACCGGAACCCTCACGAAGGGCAGGCCGGAGGTGACGGAAGTCGTCCCTGTCGAGGAGGGGGGCGAGGACGGAGTGCTCCGGCTCGCCGCGAGCGTCGAGAGGAGCTCCCAGCACCCACTGGCAGGGGCGATTGTAAGGCGCGCTGAGGAGAGGGGGATGCAGCTGGACGAGGTCGAGGGCTTCGACACTCATGGAGGGATGGGGGTTTCCGGAAGGGTGCTGGTCCGGGAGAGGACGGAGGCTCTGCGGGCCGGCCCGGGGTCACTCTCCGAGGGCAGCGGGATAGGTGCCGGGGAGAGTCCGGGCCGGGGAGGCGGGACTGGGAGCGCTGCAGCAGCGGAGGCGGCTTCTAGAGGAGGGGAGGGTATGTGTGGTGAGGAGGAGGGGGAAAGGGGCAGTGCCAGAATTCGGGGGGTCGGGAGCGGAGCAGAGGGGGAGTTGTCGGGCTTAGAGTATGTGGAGGTGCTCGTCGGGAATCGCGCTCTGATGGAGGAGAGGGGCGTCGCCCTCCCCGGAGAGCTTGAAAGGAGGGTCGAGGGGCTGGAGGCAGAGGGGAAGACGGTGGTGCTGGTGGCGGCCGGGGGGAGGGCGGTCGGTGCGATCGCAATTGCGGACGCTTTGAAGGGGAGCTCTGCGAGGGCCGTGGATGAGCTGAGGGCGATGGGGCTAGAGGTCATCCTTATTACCGGCGACAACTTCCGGACTGCTGAGGCTGTCGGTGGGGCGCTGGGGATAAAGAGTGTGAGGGCCGGGGTCCTCCCGCGCGACAAGGCGCTGGAGGTTGCGAAGCTGCAGGAGGCTGGAGAGAGGGTGGCATTCGTGGGCGATGGAATCAACGACGCCCCCGCCCTCGCTAGGGCTGACGTCGGAATCGCCATAGGGAGCGGGACAGACGTGGCGATAGAGAGTGCGCAGATCGTCCTGGTCCGGGACGACCCGATGGACGCCGTCGCCGCCATAAGGCTGAGCCGCAAGGTCATGTCGCGCATCAAGCAGAACATATTCTGGGCCTTCGCCTACAATGCCTCTCTCATCCCTCTCGCCGCCGGCGCCCTCTACCCCTCGCTGGGAGTCACGCTTCCGCCCGGGCTCGCGGGTCTGGCGATGGCGCTGAGCTCCGTCACTGTTGTCGGCCTGTCCCTCACGCTCAGGAGGTACGACCCGCTCGGGGGCCGGGAGCTCAGCCCATCATCATCTGGCCCGCCAGCGTCGCCATTGTGA
- a CDS encoding type II/IV secretion system ATPase subunit, which translates to MYANIDSAVALLEIAYKRLCELETKFAPSDPEAMKRAVRRALVRAIEQSQRIRPGFSGSWVTPSPPEESELLFDYSVGMSRVRILQMPNETECLYHISPYEYSLPAAHIGLIDGARRELMASVPPLSRFSRAEQARAYIEREGARIISRLAREAGVNLGESRAAQLSHCRALAEVLARYTAGLGVAELLLRDSYIQDIYIDAPAGANPVYVTLGGVPEARVRGRCRTNINLGAEEAEALLSRFRHESGRPFSEARPYLECDLQGYNARATVIGQPLSPEGIAIALRRHSTDPWTLPRLISAGSLTPLAAGLLSFLVDGQSTVLVAGGRGAGKTSLVGAIMIELPKSQRILTIEDTLELPCDAMRALGYKIQSMQVQSSVGGIGEMSADEALRLSLRLGESAIVMGEVRGQEARTLYEAMRAGTAGSTILGTIHGNSARAVYERVVHDMGIPARAFSATDIVVVAGVRRPHGSHKSVRRVLEISEVVKEKDGEFRPLMTYCEDKDCLVEAEGLKGSEKVRSIARSWGLSPEEALQNIRLRARVKEELVTFAKVHDNSSVTSAKWVANSNGALWTLLERHGKDYPSVMRDWKGWFEKATSYT; encoded by the coding sequence ATGTACGCGAACATTGACAGCGCGGTGGCGTTGCTCGAGATTGCCTACAAGCGCCTTTGCGAGCTGGAGACGAAGTTCGCGCCCTCGGACCCGGAGGCGATGAAACGCGCGGTGCGGAGGGCACTGGTGAGGGCGATAGAGCAGAGCCAGCGAATTCGCCCTGGCTTCTCCGGCTCCTGGGTCACACCCTCCCCACCGGAGGAGAGCGAGCTCCTCTTCGACTACTCTGTCGGCATGTCGAGGGTCAGAATTCTGCAGATGCCCAACGAGACCGAGTGCCTCTACCACATCTCGCCCTACGAGTACTCACTCCCCGCCGCCCACATCGGACTCATCGATGGCGCGAGGAGAGAGCTCATGGCTTCCGTCCCCCCATTGTCTCGCTTCTCGAGAGCCGAGCAGGCAAGGGCATACATTGAGAGGGAGGGCGCGAGGATAATATCACGGCTCGCGCGCGAGGCCGGTGTCAATCTCGGCGAGAGCCGGGCGGCGCAGCTCTCACACTGCAGGGCTCTCGCGGAGGTGCTCGCGCGCTACACGGCGGGGCTCGGGGTGGCCGAACTTCTATTGCGGGATTCATACATTCAGGACATCTATATCGACGCCCCTGCTGGTGCCAATCCGGTGTATGTGACGCTGGGTGGGGTACCGGAAGCGAGGGTCAGGGGGAGGTGCCGGACCAACATCAACCTCGGCGCCGAGGAGGCGGAGGCCCTTCTCTCCCGTTTCAGGCACGAGAGCGGCAGGCCCTTCTCCGAGGCCAGACCGTACCTCGAGTGCGACCTCCAGGGCTACAACGCCAGAGCAACGGTTATCGGACAACCCCTGAGCCCGGAGGGGATAGCCATCGCGCTTCGAAGGCACTCCACCGACCCTTGGACCCTGCCCCGGCTCATCAGCGCTGGGAGCCTCACACCACTGGCCGCCGGTCTCCTATCCTTCCTCGTCGATGGCCAGTCCACGGTTCTTGTCGCCGGGGGGAGGGGCGCGGGGAAGACCTCACTTGTGGGGGCGATAATGATCGAGCTCCCGAAGAGCCAGAGAATTCTGACCATCGAGGACACTCTGGAGCTCCCCTGCGATGCGATGAGGGCCCTCGGGTATAAAATTCAGAGCATGCAGGTGCAGTCGAGCGTGGGCGGAATTGGGGAGATGAGCGCGGACGAGGCCCTCAGGCTATCGCTCAGGCTCGGAGAGAGCGCTATAGTGATGGGCGAGGTTAGGGGGCAGGAGGCGCGGACGCTCTATGAGGCGATGCGCGCTGGCACGGCCGGTTCCACGATTCTGGGCACGATTCACGGAAATTCAGCCAGAGCGGTGTATGAAAGGGTGGTGCATGACATGGGAATTCCGGCGCGCGCCTTCTCCGCCACAGACATCGTCGTGGTCGCTGGAGTGCGCAGGCCACACGGCTCCCACAAGAGCGTCAGGAGGGTTCTCGAGATCTCTGAGGTCGTCAAGGAAAAGGACGGTGAGTTCAGGCCGCTGATGACCTACTGCGAGGACAAGGACTGCTTGGTCGAGGCGGAGGGCCTGAAAGGGTCCGAGAAGGTGCGGAGCATCGCTCGCTCCTGGGGCCTGAGTCCAGAAGAGGCACTCCAGAACATCAGGCTGAGGGCTCGGGTGAAAGAGGAGCTGGTCACGTTCGCGAAGGTACATGACAACTCATCCGTGACGAGCGCTAAATGGGTCGCGAACTCGAACGGGGCGCTCTGGACGCTGCTCGAGAGGCACGGAAAGGACTACCCATCGGTGATGCGCGACTGGAAGGGCTGGTTCGAAAAAGCGACGAGCTACACTTGA
- a CDS encoding tetratricopeptide repeat protein: MAAQVDPRELIAKMSEDARALSADEYRLVLEYYEKQLEESPNDEVLWNNRGVVLDKLLEHRRAIECYKKAVELNPHYTIAWYNMGNSHCYLDAPEMAVKAYRRVVELSPDDAATLMDITRTLLNLKKPREALELYELAIKMAGESSALLQGKGTVLEEMGKLKKALECYERATALDPGNVLAWLSKGNALYAVGRYDDALEAYDTALKLSPEDEELWNNRGYLLFVMGRYKDAMECYERAIQLNPDYKPAWYNKAYILQAAGDLDGARKAYDRALELDPSDEIAWNNRGNAEYNLGRYEESIPFFKKAIEINSDYEIAWNNIGNALDKLGRHKEALEYHEKALKINPRFDYAWYAKGYALLQLGRAEEAVKSLDRSLELNPGYEHTWLIKGKALAALERMDEALECFDKCLELNPSFDEAWVERAGLLEAMGREEEARESLEKALSSLGQAEGASQDDESLPPKKAGLLCRLWRFEDAVKVYEEAAARWPERPEFRVGRGEALLEIGEAEEAYASFQQALLLDGKMVRALLGAGRSALALGWTDEAVEFLTRAVEEAPDNVEALLELGSALLEARRPSEAVERYRRASELSPENPAAMLGLGTALSESGNAAEAVEFLRKAVELDPSNEVAWCELGCCLLSEGRAKEASEAFDVAIGIDDGYEAAWLGKARAVHALSGTAAAMKYVEQALSISPGFPEALQLRRELEGERKGGSAAK, encoded by the coding sequence ATGGCCGCCCAGGTAGACCCCCGGGAACTCATCGCCAAGATGTCCGAGGACGCCCGCGCCCTATCTGCCGACGAGTATAGGCTCGTGCTCGAGTACTACGAGAAGCAGCTCGAGGAGAGCCCGAACGACGAGGTTTTATGGAACAACAGGGGCGTTGTGCTGGACAAGCTACTCGAGCACCGGCGGGCGATTGAGTGCTACAAAAAGGCCGTGGAGCTCAACCCCCACTACACCATCGCCTGGTATAATATGGGCAATTCCCATTGCTATCTCGACGCGCCAGAGATGGCGGTGAAGGCCTACAGAAGGGTAGTGGAGCTCTCCCCAGATGACGCGGCCACGCTCATGGACATCACCCGCACCCTGCTCAACCTGAAGAAGCCTCGCGAAGCCCTAGAGCTGTATGAGCTTGCGATAAAAATGGCGGGCGAGAGCTCTGCACTGCTCCAGGGAAAGGGCACCGTTCTCGAGGAGATGGGGAAGCTGAAGAAAGCGCTGGAGTGCTACGAAAGGGCCACCGCTCTCGACCCCGGAAACGTGCTTGCGTGGCTGAGCAAGGGCAACGCTCTCTATGCGGTTGGTCGCTACGACGACGCACTGGAGGCCTACGACACTGCGCTTAAGCTCTCGCCTGAGGACGAGGAACTCTGGAACAACAGGGGCTATCTGCTCTTCGTCATGGGCCGCTACAAGGATGCGATGGAGTGCTACGAAAGAGCGATTCAGCTCAACCCGGACTACAAGCCCGCGTGGTACAACAAGGCCTACATCCTACAGGCCGCTGGGGACCTGGATGGGGCGAGAAAGGCATACGACAGGGCGCTCGAGCTCGACCCGAGCGACGAAATCGCCTGGAACAACAGGGGCAACGCCGAATACAATCTTGGGAGATATGAAGAATCGATACCATTTTTTAAAAAAGCGATTGAAATCAACTCGGACTATGAAATCGCCTGGAACAACATCGGCAACGCGCTCGACAAACTGGGCAGGCATAAAGAGGCATTGGAGTATCACGAAAAAGCCCTCAAGATAAATCCCCGCTTCGATTACGCCTGGTACGCAAAGGGCTACGCCCTCCTCCAATTGGGAAGAGCGGAGGAGGCAGTCAAATCGCTCGACCGCTCCCTCGAGCTCAACCCCGGCTATGAGCACACCTGGCTCATCAAGGGGAAGGCCCTCGCGGCGCTCGAGAGAATGGACGAGGCCCTGGAGTGCTTCGACAAGTGCCTAGAGCTCAACCCCTCCTTCGACGAGGCGTGGGTGGAGAGGGCGGGCCTTCTCGAGGCGATGGGGAGGGAGGAGGAGGCGAGGGAGAGTCTCGAGAAAGCCCTCAGCAGCCTTGGGCAGGCGGAGGGTGCGAGCCAGGACGACGAGAGTCTCCCGCCCAAGAAGGCCGGCCTCCTGTGCAGGCTCTGGAGATTCGAGGACGCTGTTAAGGTGTACGAGGAGGCTGCGGCGCGCTGGCCCGAGAGGCCGGAATTCAGGGTCGGTCGGGGGGAGGCGCTTCTCGAAATCGGGGAGGCGGAGGAGGCGTATGCCAGCTTCCAGCAGGCCCTTCTTCTGGACGGGAAAATGGTCAGGGCGCTGCTGGGAGCCGGGAGGTCCGCGCTCGCGCTCGGTTGGACGGACGAAGCCGTGGAGTTCCTGACTCGGGCTGTGGAGGAGGCCCCGGACAACGTGGAGGCGCTATTGGAGCTGGGCTCCGCGCTGCTCGAGGCTAGGAGGCCGTCCGAGGCCGTTGAGCGATACAGGAGAGCCTCCGAGCTATCCCCAGAAAACCCGGCGGCCATGCTCGGTCTGGGCACCGCGCTCTCCGAGAGCGGGAATGCCGCTGAAGCCGTGGAGTTTCTGAGAAAGGCGGTGGAGCTCGACCCTTCAAACGAGGTCGCGTGGTGCGAGCTTGGCTGCTGCCTATTGAGCGAGGGGAGGGCGAAAGAGGCCTCGGAGGCCTTTGATGTCGCCATCGGAATAGACGACGGCTATGAGGCGGCGTGGCTCGGTAAGGCCAGGGCTGTGCACGCCCTCTCCGGAACGGCCGCCGCGATGAAGTACGTGGAGCAGGCGCTGAGCATCTCCCCAGGCTTTCCCGAGGCGCTCCAGCTGAGGAGGGAGCTCGAGGGGGAGAGAAAGGGCGGGAGCGCCGCCAAGTAA
- the gvpD gene encoding gas vesicle protein GvpD P-loop domain-containing protein, giving the protein MRESVTGQRQEAREEVKSTPEPAAGGPREGERGTRGAIPPEIINFLLKDSARSLIVRGKPGTGKTTFCLQCLEEIGLDRSCFYFSTRVSDTALYSQFPWLKEKEWRDKILDASRGFLKALGDEGEVRDIKTRYDPQKAEVLSASRELLGAMYESRLTAPTQVDRTMLNNLLQQSDMLDLSRLYERIERRLPNPSFLIIDSLDGLAEKYDLSLPKIAFALQKDLVENSNARIMLVLESESRIVDYMVDGVINMDMGEVDRRRVRECTIEKLRGEQVIQHRYLFTLESGRFRFFPSFRAPASSSPERWQPVPDAPGAFSTGNPSLDALLGGGIPRGSNVMVELTNNLPHAVYKMLIFPMALNFVAQGRGVMMIPPSDSMADEFYALMTRVLGREAVGRLIRIAEMVYPLRNQDRPHIVTLEFEDIKKDFDKWSREVAKLRKQTGQSILEIQAVETQETRFSAELYKKFLNISSEITAKEGDVVVRLVKPGMQEFTQRVANASSIHIKLRMMNGAAIVYCEKPPTGIYCIEPVDGINGPELKFIPIV; this is encoded by the coding sequence ATGAGGGAGAGCGTTACCGGGCAGCGACAGGAAGCAAGGGAGGAGGTAAAATCGACACCGGAGCCCGCAGCAGGCGGCCCGAGAGAGGGAGAAAGGGGGACGAGGGGCGCAATTCCGCCCGAGATAATCAATTTCCTACTAAAGGACAGCGCCAGATCCCTCATCGTCCGGGGGAAGCCCGGCACCGGTAAGACCACATTCTGCCTCCAGTGCCTTGAGGAGATCGGTCTGGACAGGAGTTGCTTTTATTTCTCCACCCGTGTCTCGGACACCGCCCTATACAGCCAGTTCCCCTGGCTAAAGGAGAAGGAGTGGCGAGACAAGATTCTTGACGCAAGCCGGGGCTTCCTCAAGGCGCTCGGGGACGAGGGTGAGGTCAGAGACATTAAGACCCGGTACGACCCCCAGAAGGCGGAGGTTCTCTCGGCCTCTCGCGAGCTGCTCGGGGCGATGTACGAGAGCAGATTGACGGCTCCCACTCAGGTCGACAGAACGATGCTCAACAACCTCCTCCAGCAGTCCGACATGCTCGACCTCTCTAGACTCTACGAGAGGATAGAGAGGCGGCTGCCCAACCCATCCTTCCTGATCATCGACAGCCTCGATGGGCTGGCCGAGAAGTACGACCTCTCACTGCCTAAAATTGCGTTCGCCCTTCAAAAGGACCTTGTGGAGAACTCCAACGCCAGAATCATGCTCGTTCTCGAGAGCGAATCCCGCATAGTGGACTACATGGTCGATGGCGTCATCAACATGGACATGGGTGAGGTGGACCGTCGGCGAGTCAGGGAGTGCACAATAGAGAAGCTACGTGGCGAGCAAGTCATCCAGCATCGTTACCTCTTCACACTAGAAAGCGGTCGCTTCCGCTTCTTCCCCTCATTCAGGGCTCCAGCGAGCTCCAGCCCAGAGAGATGGCAGCCCGTTCCCGATGCGCCGGGAGCTTTCTCCACGGGGAACCCTTCTCTAGATGCCCTGCTAGGCGGGGGCATTCCGAGGGGGAGCAACGTGATGGTCGAGCTGACCAACAACCTCCCCCACGCCGTCTACAAGATGCTGATATTCCCAATGGCGCTCAACTTCGTCGCCCAGGGCCGCGGGGTGATGATGATTCCACCGAGCGACTCGATGGCGGACGAGTTCTACGCCCTAATGACCCGTGTCCTAGGCAGGGAGGCCGTCGGTAGGCTGATACGGATAGCTGAGATGGTCTACCCACTGAGGAACCAGGACAGGCCCCACATCGTCACCCTCGAGTTCGAAGATATAAAGAAGGACTTCGACAAGTGGTCAAGGGAGGTGGCGAAGCTCCGGAAGCAGACGGGCCAGTCCATACTCGAGATACAAGCCGTCGAGACGCAGGAGACCCGATTCTCCGCCGAGCTCTATAAGAAGTTCCTGAACATCTCATCGGAAATAACCGCCAAAGAGGGGGACGTTGTGGTGAGGCTGGTCAAGCCCGGGATGCAGGAATTCACTCAGCGTGTTGCAAACGCTTCCTCCATCCACATCAAGCTGAGGATGATGAATGGTGCCGCCATCGTGTACTGCGAGAAGCCCCCCACCGGTATCTATTGCATCGAGCCAGTTGACGGAATCAACGGGCCTGAGCTAAAGTTTATTCCGATAGTGTGA